In a genomic window of Piliocolobus tephrosceles isolate RC106 chromosome 1, ASM277652v3, whole genome shotgun sequence:
- the KCNA2 gene encoding potassium voltage-gated channel subfamily A member 2: MTVATGDPADEAAALPGHPQDTYDPEADHECCERVVINISGLRFETQLKTLAQFPETLLGDPKKRMRYFDPLRNEYFFDRNRPSFDAILYYYQSGGRLRRPVNVPLDIFSEEIRFYELGEEAMEMFREDEGYIKEEERPLPENEFQRQVWLLFEYPESSGPARIIAIVSVMVILISIVSFCLETLPIFRDENEDMHGGGVTFHTYSNSTIGYQQSTSFTDPFFIVETLCIIWFSFEFLVRFFACPSKAGFFTNIMNIIDIVAIIPYFITLGTELAEKPEDAQQGQQAMSLAILRVIRLVRVFRIFKLSRHSKGLQILGQTLKASMRELGLLIFFLFIGVILFSSAVYFAEADERESQFPSIPDAFWWAVVSMTTVGYGDMVPTTIGGKIVGSLCAIAGVLTIALPVPVIVSNFNYFYHRETEGEEQAQYLQVTSCPKIPSSPDLKKSRSASTISKSDYMEIQEGVNNSNEDFREENLKTANCTLANTNYVNITKMLTDV; this comes from the coding sequence ATGACAGTGGCCACCGGAGACCCAGCAGACGAGGCTGCTGCCCTCCCCGGGCATCCCCAGGACACCTATGACCCAGAGGCAGACCACGAGTGCTGTGAGAGGGTGGTGATCAACATCTCAGGGCTGCGGTTTGAGACCCAGCTAAAGACCTTAGCCCAGTTTCCAGAGACCCTCTTAGGGGACCCAAAGAAACGAATGAGGTACTTTGACCCCCTCCGAAATGAGTACTTTTTCGATCGGAACCGCCCTAGCTTTGATGCCATTTTGTACTACTACCAGTCGGGGGGCCGGTTGAGGCGACCTGTGAATGTGCCCTTAGATATATTCTCTGAAGAAATTCGGTTTTATGAGCTGGGAGAAGAAGCGATGGAGATGTTTCGGGAAGATGAAGGCTACATCAAGGAGGAAGAGCGTCCTCTGCCTGAAAATGAGTTTCAGAGACAAGTGTGGCTTCTCTTTGAATACCCAGAGAGCTCAGGGCCTGCCAGGATTATAGCTATTGTGTCTGTCATGGTGATTCTGATCTCAATTGTCAGCTTCTGTCTGGAAACATTGCCCATCTTCCGGGATGAGAATGAAGACATGCACGGTGGTGGGGTGACCTTCCACACCTATTCCAACAGCACTATCGGGTACCAGCAGTCCACTTCCTTCACAGACCCTTTCTTCATTGTAGAGACACTCTGCATCATCTGGTTCTCCTTTGAATTCTTGGTGAGGTTCTTTGCCTGTCCCAGCAAAGCCGGCTTCTTCACCAACATCATGAACATCATTGACATTGTGGCCATCATCCCCTACTTCATCACCCTGGGGACAGAGTTGGCCGAGAAGCCAGAGGACGCTCAGCAAGGCCAGCAGGCCATGTCACTGGCCATCCTCCGTGTCATCCGGTTGGTaagagtctttaggattttcaaGTTGTCCAGACACTCCAAAGGTCTCCAGATTCTAGGTCAGACCCTCAAAGCCAGCATGAGAGAATTGGGCCTCCTGATATTCTTTCTCTTCATAGGGGTCATCCTTTTCTCTAGTGCTGTCTATTTTGCAGAGGCCGATGAGCGAGAGTCCCAGTTCCCCAGCATCCCAGATGCCTTCTGGTGGGCAGTCGTCTCCATGACAACTGTAGGCTATGGAGATATGGTTCCGACTACCATTGGGGGAAAGATAGTGGGTTCCCTATGTGCAATTGCAGGTGTGTTAACTATTGCCTTACCGGTCCCTGTCATTGTGTCCAATTTCAACTACTTCTACCAccgggagacagagggagaggagcaggcccAATACTTGCAAGTGACAAGCTGTCCAAAGATCCCATCCTCCCCTGACCTAAAGAAAAGTAGAAGTGCCTCTACCATTAGTAAGTCCGATTACATGGAGATCCAGGAGGGGGTAAACAACAGTAATGAGGACTTTAGAGAGGAAAACTTGAAAACAGCCAACTGCACCTTGGCTAACACAAACTATGTGAATATTACCAAAATGTTAACTGATGTCTGA